In Thermococcus sp. 21S7, the following are encoded in one genomic region:
- a CDS encoding MATE family efflux transporter produces MKGEKVDAMREQILNGPIVKTLILLAYPLIINQLVQVLYNLTDTYWLGKLGREELAAPGTAWPLVWFFMAIGMGFATAGFAFVSQYVGAREYEKANRAAGALYSLMMFFAIGVGIFGVISAPYLLQFMNVSETVYPYALDYTRVIFAGIPFAFTLFAFNFLLRAIGDTKTPVKINIATVLLNLVLDPFFIFGWAGFPELGVVGAAVATMLSNSLGSLVGGYLLFKGKVGIHLTVEGLKPDWPFYKRIFRVGIPSSVGSSTTALGFVILARIIFTLGGQFGEADVAFATYSITNRLTNFMFAFSDGISMAMGTMVGQTVGARLYERAKTIAEKTMAINFAILSVGTLLFAFFRVEIFSFFINDPAIIAESAKVVKYFSASLPFFGIFSAVNNVFQSSGHTKKSMVLSMLRLWVLRLPLSYGLGILVKDTAGMWLGMGLSNVLGAVVALAWFLTGSWMSRIIEEKG; encoded by the coding sequence ATGAAGGGCGAGAAAGTAGATGCCATGCGCGAACAGATACTCAACGGGCCGATAGTTAAAACGCTCATCCTGTTAGCCTATCCTTTAATCATAAATCAGCTCGTGCAGGTTCTATACAACCTCACCGACACGTACTGGCTTGGAAAGCTTGGAAGGGAGGAGCTTGCGGCACCTGGGACGGCGTGGCCCCTCGTCTGGTTCTTCATGGCCATTGGAATGGGGTTCGCCACGGCGGGCTTCGCCTTCGTCAGCCAGTACGTCGGGGCAAGGGAGTACGAAAAGGCAAACCGTGCCGCGGGGGCGCTCTACTCCCTCATGATGTTCTTCGCCATCGGCGTTGGGATATTCGGCGTTATCTCCGCCCCGTACCTCCTCCAGTTCATGAACGTGAGCGAGACCGTTTACCCCTACGCACTCGACTACACCCGCGTCATCTTCGCAGGGATACCCTTCGCCTTCACGCTCTTCGCCTTCAACTTCCTCCTGAGGGCCATAGGAGACACCAAAACGCCCGTTAAGATAAACATAGCCACCGTACTCCTCAACCTAGTCCTGGACCCGTTCTTCATCTTTGGCTGGGCGGGCTTTCCGGAGCTCGGAGTCGTCGGTGCTGCCGTAGCCACGATGCTCTCCAACAGCCTTGGCTCACTCGTTGGCGGATACCTCCTCTTCAAGGGGAAGGTGGGAATACACCTCACGGTTGAGGGCCTGAAGCCGGACTGGCCCTTTTACAAGCGCATCTTCCGCGTTGGCATACCCTCAAGCGTTGGTTCATCGACCACCGCCCTTGGTTTCGTCATACTCGCCAGGATAATCTTCACCCTTGGCGGTCAGTTCGGCGAGGCGGATGTGGCCTTCGCTACGTATTCGATAACCAACAGGCTCACCAACTTCATGTTCGCCTTTTCGGACGGAATAAGCATGGCTATGGGCACGATGGTCGGCCAGACCGTTGGGGCAAGGCTCTACGAGAGGGCCAAAACCATAGCCGAGAAGACGATGGCGATAAACTTCGCCATCCTGAGCGTCGGAACGCTCCTCTTCGCATTCTTCCGTGTGGAAATATTCAGCTTCTTCATCAACGACCCCGCGATAATAGCGGAAAGCGCAAAGGTCGTCAAGTACTTCTCCGCGTCGCTGCCGTTCTTCGGAATATTCTCGGCGGTAAACAACGTCTTTCAGAGCTCCGGCCACACCAAGAAGAGCATGGTGCTGAGCATGCTCCGCCTATGGGTGCTGAGACTTCCCCTCAGCTACGGCCTCGGAATCCTCGTGAAGGACACGGCCGGGATGTGGCTGGGAATGGGTCTGAGCAACGTTCTCGGCGCGGTTGTCGCGCTCGCGTGGTTCCTGACCGGGAGCTGGATGAGCCGCATCATAGAGGAGAAGGGGTAG